The nucleotide sequence TTTTAACTATTTCATTGTCTGTAATATCCACTCAGAGGGAAAGCATTTTGTCATAAATATCTGATAAAATTATCATCTCTCGTAATTTGTGGGGTTATGTTACATCACATATTACCCAACTCcaattttgtatattataatcATGAAGTTCTGAAACATAGTAAATTCCGTACATCATATCCACCGATTCTGTTCCGATATTTggtattttcataaatttgtaCACTACCTTGGCATTATTTCATATCATTTAATAACTATACTATTTTTTATGAATAGATATttccaaaataaatatattcagcATTTAAATTTGAGATTTATTTGTCTACATATTATCGAGTCAAGGCCATTTTATATGCCAATATTATGACAAGGTCACTAAACAGTCTAGTGGAAGATTGTTTTTTCCTTCTAATGAGATAGCTTTTTCTGATTCTTctttattctaaataaaaacttcctgatttttgttttcttctctGACTCTTCCCTACATTATTACAATGAAGTAAAACCGGGATTCTATTTTTTTTAGCCACTTGGGGAAAAATCTTTAACTACTCCTACCACCTGAGAGGGACCGCTTTACGACCAAGTCATCCAGGGGACAAGTTCTAAAAGCCATGTAATTTTCTTTTACTTCATTATGCTGCATTTTGGAGAACTGCCATGTTACTGTTAGCGGTGTAGCACCATTCTGTGCCTAACTAGGGATCGAAGACGTTACTGAGAAGTAGCAAGGAACACTTGTGGGGACAATATCAGGTCAATCGGGTTTGTTTCGGGAACTTTTTATATTTAACAGTGCAATAGTTATCTACCTATACCAGTACACTTATacacttattatttttttataatatccagaACATTTAAGTAATTAACATACACATAATTCAATAGCGCTCCCACACCTGTATGTCTCTTTGTAAAAGAGGATAATTTGGGCCCAAATAACCTTTTCCTATACAGTAGTtccttacatttatttttttatcaccATTATTAGACTTGTTTCCATATTTTGCatataactatatatattttaatatcattagcttgttttttttatgtaatttaaattcaaaattttgtttacttaACTTAAATTCAtttgtaattaaattaaattcactCCCTAATCCCTATCCCCTCAGGATAGCTTTTAGTTTCACTTGTTAATTATTCAGAACCACGAGTCAGCAAAAGGATCTCTTGCATCCAGGACTTTGTTGGTTCACTTAGGAGCTTGTTGCCCGTCAACTCATTGTgagttatatatatttattatttatattattgagGTATTTTTATTATTCATATTTCTATAGGATTTGACGTTGTACGTATTTtaatcgtacaattatttggtgaaggttgttatttaacctagtatatgtaagttgggggtatgCTTCCTAGAAAAGCTACTCCAATACTAATTTAATAGGTAATTATATTTATACTTAGataggtaattatttcccattgtcattttaTAGTTACATAAtttgtatttttctaactcagaggttgtcaaaaatctaagtagttatatttaataaatatttatttgtttttgtataccaattattttttttcccatttttgaatttaataatttaatatatttactatttaacagcagtgtaagatacctggaagtttggtccattccaacttctggcgcccataattcagtctattgTATTTATCTCctacattcttctatttttattatattattatatttatttaatctattttctgagcatatattcttatcttaatatttcCCTTCTTAGTTATCATCACTCTCTACTTTGatctactgttcttcgacaggcatgcaaacgagccgtatccatccttgagtgtcaagttgctctcttgcatctacagctagccaactctattcagtttgcctctgtctctccatacttccattatcagttcatcaccctccttcattcatttcatcttatcattttagttcaacaaatactactgcaaagtagtattttgttACATCGGCAGCCCAACTTGGTGCCAACCTTTTAtaggttctaagacagtagttcttttagttcattttttttcttttatttatattatttccttctgatatctttttatacattctgttctgatttattttgtttttaattacttattaataCTTAACAGGTATACTGTCACTGCTGTATCTATTAATTAGTTGAGATTTTGAAACCTCTTTTATAGTTTGTCATACAGCTTACATTCTAGGTTGAATTTGAAACGAAGTATAAGTAACTAacatataggtatattatattattgCAAATTTTACTCCTTCAGCCAGTGGTGTATTTGTATGTACAGTTGATCGTTAATACTTACATTTTTTTTGGGTACAAGTAtaataactaaaattttttttccaatatttaggtactatatatttacttgattataccttatttactgtatttatttgatatatattttgctggccatttttgattttgttggtgtgttgctaatattttctccGTACCTATATATTTTGCGTACAAACTTAAGTATATTTCGTATTTCTGACTTTTGGATTGCTTGTCAATAATTTTTGctttcatcatgtgtgcttttaaagttgaacatcttctggtggacgaATTGGACTATGAGTTGAAAATTAGGGACGTAGTACCAGAGGAGTCAGCAACCGTCGATAGAAAACGCAATCTTCTGCGGGGTGCTTTGAAGCAAGAAGCAGGCAATAGGAGTTTCACCCAACTTTCGGCTGTATATATCCCTTTTGAGGACCAACGGAAAGGAATATCCGAAACGTTGGATAGCTTGTCTAAGAAAATAGagaagtttaggggaactgtacaAGACACTGAATATGCTCGATTAATATCTCGTCTAACTCATATTTCTGGCCGTGTACACTTGTTACATTGTACTACGGAAGAGCAGGAACCTTTTAAAaagtctgtttctcttaaaatccTTACATTGGAGGGTGAGCTTGATTCTAAGGTTAACCCCATAGCCACatctactcctaatgctccagTAAGTGTCGTTCCTAGTTTCACATACTCCAAACCcgttcaagtacacaaatggggtgtttcattttcaggtgaaaaacagcacacggATGTGATTTCATTTTTAGAAAAGGTTGAGTGTCTTCGTGTATCTAGAGGGGTCTCCGAGGAAAATTTGTTTGCGGCTTCAGCCGAATTGTTTACCGGTCCTGCTTTCACCTGGTTCATGAATAATAGGGGTAATTTGTCTTGCTGGTCTGATCTCGTTCGCAAGTTGAGGTCAGATTTTCTTCCTTACTCATACCAGGATGATCTCTTGGATGAAATCAAAAACCGTAAGCAGAAACCAGGAGAGTCTGTCACTATGTtcattaatactatattaggcaTGTGTAGCCGTTTAGATACTCCTTTATCTGATTTGTCCAAAATAAAAATCATCTTAAAATGTTTATTGCCTTTTTACCATCAAcagttagctcttatggacatccagagtattgatgatctcactgtaaagtgcaaacgtttggaggaaacgttatcctggtcttctcagcCTTCATCTTCATCTCGACCCTCTTCTAATTcctcttctcagccaacttcctatAGACAACGTTCTTGGCAAAATAAGGGCCATGAACATAATGTTTCTGTTGTTTGCTGGAATTGTCACCAGTCTAATCATAAGTTCAATGATTGTGGTATCCCACAAACtcgtattttctgccacggttgCGGTAGGGAAAATACTGTCAAAAGAAATTgttttaagtgttcgggaaacgaaatgtcggaggtccgtcccctgagcgtttctccgtccaacacccaatcagggaatcaaaccccatcagAAAACGAGACTGCTGGCCCAAGCACACCCAGCAACTCAAACCCATCTTCCAGTCGGAAAGGAAAGAGAGTATCATTCAAGAAACAagcacacaccacaaatcaaAATCAGTCCAGAAATTAAGTTTTAGTCATGATACGTTGAACGCACATGATTCACAGGGTTGCAAAGCCACAAATtcttctttaattggtagtgttaagtataataataattttgatggTGAAGTAGTTCCATATAATGGTTGTATCCAaccaaatattttagatttagatattaactctttattagttaggaaacaaaatgataataggccatatctacctattcaaattttaggacaatcgtgtttagctttattagatagtggctctaatatttcattgataggagcacattcattaaatttattgaaaaatgctaatattcccattatgcccatttcatctttgcaagtatctactgcagatggtacagtccaatctattacaggcaaactccaaattgaaatcacagtggcaaatttatgtaggaaaattacattttatgttattccttctgtacagaattctataattttaggtatggacttcttcaatgcttttaatagcaccttaagttgttctgatttttctttttccatatctgaatttaatctgtctacccttagtgctattcacgatttttccagtttatctagttctgaacaaaggcaattggagaatatgatctctcagtttactactatttcttcaaatgacaaactaggtcgtacttcattaatatctcacactattgaggtgggaaatcctactcctttcagattatatcagtatcccatacctcaagcctggcaggcagatttagaaaaagaagtagattcgatgcttgctttaaatatcatagaacattcaacgtcgtcctattgttccccactctggttaacaaagaagaaggatggatccttcaggatctgctttgatggtcgaaaactaaacagtatcaccactaacagggatgcttatccaattccccgaattgatgtgattttgagcaaacttcagaatgccaaatacatctcttcgatagatttgtctaaggccttcttacagatcccactgagtgaagagagcaagaagtatactgcttttgctgtcagtggtaaaggattattccagtttgtcaccatgcctttcggtcttgtttctgctcctcagacaatgtgtcgtctgatggatttagtcattggtccacagttagagccctatgttttctattatttggacgatattttagtagtcactcctgatttttcccttcatatggaaattttagataaattgtttttacgtcttaaggaagctaatctaacaattaatctggataagtgtcagttttgtcgtcctagtcttaagtttttgggttatgttgttgataatcagggtctaaggactgatcctgagaaaatagttgctattaagaattttcctatacctaagaccaccacccaagtccgtaggatattgggaatgtgtggatattatcgccggtttgtaccttcatactctaccttgttgtcacctcttactgatcttttgaagaacaggaaaaaggggcagaccattacttggactcctgaggccgatgaagcttttaggcgcgttaaagatgctttaactagcgcaccagtcatgatgtcacctaattttaatgagcatttttatttgatgactgattgctctaatactgcttctggtggcgtattgttccagttgaaagatggctcggAACATCCCATAGCTTACACGAGTAAGAAATTGAATAAGGCACAGAAAAACTATTCCACcacggagaaagaactcttagctatcatacaTGGGTTAGAAGCATTCCGTTATTATTTAGagggtcgtaatttcactataattacggaccatagttccttgttatggcttcatagtatgaaaaacccatctcagagactttcccgatggatatgcaaactggctgcctattcatataaaattgttcatcgaaaggccaacggtgtagtggttgctgatgctctttcccgtgtCCATGATCTTAATGTCTTAGATTTGTCCACCTTAACTCCTGAcgagtggtatcagaatatgattgatagggttactcaagacccacaaaattatcctgattttaaggtagagaacaatatactctacaaacatatcttaagtcctatggaggccttatccaatatgtcagattggaaaatagttgtacctacgccaaatagggagaaCATTTTACGTATGTTTCATGACGAAGTTACTGCtggacattttggtttttataaaacttaTCATCGTATcgccgaattatattattggcctggcatgcgcaagtCTATCAAAAGGTATATCTCTAAGTGTATAGTTTGTGCAACTTGTAAACCCAGTAATTTACCACAAGCTGGACTCATGGGTTCCTTTAGGAATattaattttccttggcagatgatctcgttggatctcattggaccttatcctcgTAGTTATAAGGGTAATACTTACtgcttggtagttgtggattatttcaccaaatttcctttagtttgccctcttcgtcaggccacaactccagcaattttgaaatatttagaggaacaagtctttttgttgtttggtgttccccaaattgtgtcatgtgacaatggtcctcagtttgtttcgaaggcttttaaagaccttctaactaaatataaggttcagaagaccttctataatgctgcctaccatcctcaagccaatcatactgagagagtgaatcgcagtattgtcacagccctaaggtcctatacattcccagatcacagagcttgggatcaatatatccatTCCTATACATTCAAGCCATAAGGACCTCTGTCCATGAGGTTACCCAATGTTCTCCT is from Diabrotica virgifera virgifera chromosome 9, PGI_DIABVI_V3a and encodes:
- the LOC126892628 gene encoding uncharacterized protein LOC126892628, with the protein product MCAFKVEHLLVDELDYELKIRDVVPEESATVDRKRNLLRGALKQEAGNRSFTQLSAVYIPFEDQRKGISETLDSLSKKIEKFRGTVQDTEYARLISRLTHISGRVHLLHCTTEEQEPFKKSVSLKILTLEGELDSKVNPIATSTPNAPVSVVPSFTYSKPVQVHKWGVSFSGEKQHTDVISFLEKVECLRVSRGVSEENLFAASAELFTGPAFTWFMNNRGNLSCWSDLVRKLRSDFLPYSYQDDLLDEIKNRKQKPGESVTMFINTILGMCSRLDTPLSDLSKIKIILKCLLPFYHQQLALMDIQSIDDLTVKCKRLEETLSWSSQPSSSSRPSSNSSSQPTSYRQRSWQNKGHEHNVSVVCWNCHQSNHKFNDCGIPQTRIFCHGCGRENTVKRNCFKCSGNEMSEVRPLSVSPSNTQSGNQTPSENETAGPSTPSNSNPSSSRKGKRVSFKKQAHTTNQNQSRN